In one Musa acuminata AAA Group cultivar baxijiao unplaced genomic scaffold, Cavendish_Baxijiao_AAA HiC_scaffold_1082, whole genome shotgun sequence genomic region, the following are encoded:
- the LOC135666317 gene encoding jasmonate-induced oxygenase 2-like, with the protein MDDLRQWPEPVVPVQSLSDGGLTSIPEKYVKPPSDRPSLEATLDRGLTMPVVDLRGIYDGSVDSRAAMVAIWDACKEWGFFQVINHGVRPDLVEEMKGVWREFFRRPLDEKQRYANSPATYEGYGSRVGVEKGAVLDWGDYYFLHLLPLSIKSHDRHWPARPSTLRKVTEEYGGEVFKLCGVLLRVLSMGLGLDEEYLRRAFGGDGTASCVRVNLYPKCPQPELTLGLSPHSDPGGLTVLLADDHVEGLQVRKDGAWLTVRPVPGAFIVNVADQIEVISNGIYKSVDHRVIANSKDERLSIAFFYNPEGDVAIGPAPELLTPQLPPLYPCITFNEHRMYVRKRGPSGKSQMKSLKLY; encoded by the exons ATGGATGACCTCCGACAGTGGCCTGAGCCGGTCGTCCCCGTCCAGTCCTTGTCGGACGGCGGCCTGACCTCTATCCCCGAGAAGTACGTGAAACCGCCATCCGATCGGCCCTCTCTCGAGGCCACTCTTGACCGGGGGCTCACCATGCCGGTCGTCGATCTGCGTGGCATCTACGACGGGTCGGTGGATAGCCGAGCCGCCATGGTGGCGATCTGGGACGCATGCAAGGAGTGGGGCTTCTTCCAGGTGATCAACCACGGCGTTAGGCCGGATCTGGTGGAAGAGATGAAGGGGGTGTGGAGGGAGTTCTTCCGCCGTCCCTTGGATGAGAAGCAGAGGTATGCCAACTCCCCGGCGACCTACGAGGGGTACGGCAGCCGCGTCGGCGTCGAGAAGGGCGCTGTTTTAGATTGGGGAGATTACTATTTCCTTCATCTCCTTCCCCTGTCCATCAAGAGCCATGACCGACACTGGCCGGCTCGTCCGAGCACCCTGAG GAAGGTCACCGAGGAGTACGGCGGCGAGGTGTTCAAGCTTTGCGGGGTGCTGCTGAGGGTGCTGTCGATGGGCTTAGGTTTGGACGAGGAGTACCTCCGGAGGGCGTTCGGCGGCGACGGCACCGCCTCATGCGTGAGAGTGAACCTATATCCCAAATGCCCGCAGCCGGAGCTCACCCTCGGCCTCTCCCCGCACTCCGATCCCGGAGGCCTGACGGTGCTCCTCGCCGACGACCACGTCGAGGGGCTCCAAGTTCGCAAGGACGGCGCGTGGCTCACCGTCCGGCCTGTCCCCGGCGCCTTCATCGTCAACGTCGCCGACCAGATCGAG GTGATAAGCAATGGGATCTACAAGAGTGTGGACCATCGGGTGATAGCTAACTCAAAAGACGAGCGACTCTCCATTGCTTTCTTCTACAATCCGGAGGGAGATGTGGCCATCGGACCTGCGCCAGAGCTTCTCACGCCGCAGCTGCCTCCACTGTATCCATGCATCACCTTCAACGAGCACAGGATGTATGTGAGGAAGAGAGGCCCGAGTGGCAAATCCCAAATGAAGTCCCTCAAGCTTTACTGA
- the LOC135666316 gene encoding U-box domain-containing protein 44-like: MTSPGGTAAAALDSIARSLAEICGDCDGGGDHRWDPPRRFSDFARRLEAVVRGLAGAPELLSSPAVRTALGGVAADLDASRPTLSVYRGRSPIYILIHCVPLSDALRGRVASLAAWLALLDSPLASLPDLRKKATDLSRDMDQTDLKVTETEERVYSSLQREAKEVVQSSKAVQSATVMDLARALGIDPADHGKLGEQIKLLRADLSGLSSLAERRILISLEKILDDWSKEPCIADGLVTANFEEEAQIPPFKNFLCPLTKGVMKDPVVLESSQTYERAAICHWFDRCLEDGRDPTCPVTGKVLHSLELRPNIGLAGAIEEWVNRNVEIQINSALQYLAEESSCPVECILTVLDNVYRISEEHPSCRYKVRNAGIVALVVKLLKDQSSRMGSELRGKTLMAMHSMAKDGESKLIMLEQGITRLAIRSLTGRSEMEKEYALKLLLEFSIDTDCCTRIALEKGALVLLSSMAANSDHPTSSNLAEEVLKNLEKVEDNVQHLAMAGRFQPLVARLCNGTEDVRLEIATLVGKMSLTNNGKDYIARQGGRILINMLSSNQEQQEASLHALYNLSTLDDNAAILVDFGILPTLMDILFATQQDAPSEIKELAASTVANIVSISGHWELSFGDKEGHQIQSEFIIRKLLDVLSHSPCKCQAAVLHILCGIASSPRASDMAASCIESSGGLKIVVQYIEYSEIDHRVNAFRLLNLLSEKLGQVLAEELRASNKIVSLKGKLLDAHSSLEERCEVAGLLANLPILDDEVKTVLGSDLLTWIISHIREEQSISSGRNSKKVRRMLEGLLGLLLHYAKTPDPTIITLVQENQFMRIFREQLNSRPHSRAKQRAVLGLKYLSEFARVSVATDLLEPQPPRGLCSPLVLLCGMAPMVPILCPLHNVPCDGNSSFCLLKGNAVKPLIDLMNDENVDVQLAAVEALSTILSDVQNLKNAKEELEQLGLFRAAIYLFKEVRPGKLQEKVALMVERFFQVEALAQDYSTDQDLVMALVGAMKHGNANTKKHAQDALANLRVLSGVGGKPSSNHGKRSNR; encoded by the exons ATGACGTCACCCGGCGGAACGGCGGCGGCCGCGCTCGACTCCATCGCTCGCTCCTTGGCCGAGATATGCGGCGACTGCGATGGCGGAGGGGATCACCGATGGGACCCGCCGCGACGCTTTTCTGACTTCGCCCGACGGCTAGAGGCGGTCGTCCGCGGCCTCGCTGGCGCGCCGGAGCTGTTGTCCTCCCCGGCCGTCCGCACCGCCCTCGGGGGCGTTGCCGCGGATCTCGATGCGTCCCGTCCCACCCTCTCCGTTTACCGTGGTCGGAGCCCCATCTACATCCTCATCCATTGCGTCCCCCTCTCCGACGCTCTCCGCGGTCGCGTTGCCTCCCTCGCGGCATGGCTTGCCCTCCTCGACTCCCCGCTAGCCTCCCTTCCGGACTTACGCAAGAAGGCCACCGACCTCTCCCGCGACATGGACCAAACCGATCTCAAG GTGACGGAGACCGAGGAGAGGGTTTACTCAAGCCTCCAAAGGGAAGCAAAAGAGGTGGTCCAGAGCAGCAAGGCCGTGCAAAGTGCCACCGTCATGGACCTCGCTCGCGCCCTCGGAATCGATCCTGCTGATCACGGCAAGCTCGGGGAGCAAATCAAGCTCTTGAGAGCCGACCTCTCTGGCCTTAGCTCCTTGGCCGAGAGACGGATCCTGATCTCTCTTGAGAAGATCTTGGATGACTGGTCAAAGGAGCCCTGCATTGCTGATGGCTTGGTCACTGCCAACTTCGAGGAAGAAGCCCAGATTCCGCCCTTTAAGAATTTCCTTTGTCCCCTCACCAAGGGGGTGATGAAGGACCCCGTGGTTCTCGAATCGTCCCAAACATATGAGCGCGCAGCTATCTGTCATTGGTTTGATCGCTGCTTGGAGGATGGGCGTGACCCGACCTGCCCCGTCACAGGGAAGGTGCTCCATTCGCTGGAACTGAGGCCCAACATTGGACTTGCGGGTGCAATCGAAGAGTGGGTTAATCGCAATGTTGAAATCCAGATAAACTCAGCATTGCAGTATCTCGCTGAAGAATCTTCTTGCCCGGTGGAGTGCATATTGACGGTGCTGGATAATGTTTATAGGATCTCGGAGGAGCACCCATCGTGCCGGTACAAGGTGAGGAATGCAGGAATCGTCGCTCTCGTGGTGAAGTTGCTGAAGGACCAGTCAAGTAGGATGGGATCGGAGTTGAGAGGCAAGACCCTAATGGCCATGCATAGCATGGCAAAAGATGGCGAAAGCAAG CTAATCATGCTTGAACAAGGTATTACTAGACTGGCAATACGAAGCCTTACTGGGCGGTCAGAAATGGAAAAAGAGTATGCTTTGAAGCTATTGCTTGAATTCTCCATTGATACAGACTGTTGCACCAGAATAGCACTGGAGAAAGGGGCTTTAGTTCTTCTCTCGAGTATGGCTGCAAATTCAGACCATCCCACATCATCCAATTTAGCTGAAGAAGTACTAAAAAACTTGGAAAAAGTGGAGGACAATGTTCAGCACTTAGCCATGGCTGGAAGGTTTCAACCATTAGTGGCTCGGTTGTGCAATG GCACTGAGGATGTTAGACTGGAGATTGCAACTCTTGTGGGAAAAATGAGTTTAACAAACAATGGAAAAGACTATATTGCTAGACAAGGAGGTCGAATACTGATCAATATGCTCTCATCCAACCAAGAGCAGCAGGAAGCTAGTTTGCATGCCTTGTATAATCTGTCAACCTTGGATGACAATGCTGCTATACTAGTTGATTTTGGAATCCTTCCAACACTTATGGATATTCTTTTTGCGACACAGCAAGATGCTCCATCTGAGATTAAAGAATTGGCGGCATCAACAGTTGCAAACATTGTCTCCATATCTGGGCACTGGGAACTATCATTTGGCGATAAAGAAGGACATCAAATACAATCAGAATTTATTATCCGAAAGCTACTGGATGTTCTGTCTCATTCACCTTGCAAATGCCAGGCTGCTGTTCTTCATATTCTATGTGGCATTGCTTCTTCTCCCAGAGCATCAG ATATGGCAGCTTCTTGTATTGAAAGTAGTGGTGGCCTTAAAATTGTAGTACAGTATATTGAATACTCAGAGATTGACCATAGAGTGAATGCTTTTAGACTTCTAAACCTGTTATCTGAAAAGCTGGGGCAAGTTCTTGCTGAAGAACTTAGAGCTTCTAACAAGATTGTCTCACTCAAGGGAAAATTGCTAGATGCTCATAGCTCTCTTGAGGAGAGATGTGAAGTTGCAGGGCTACTTGCCAACCTTCCCATCTTAGATGATGAAGTGAAGACAGTTCTCGGATCCGATCTTCTTACATGGATAATTAGTCACATTAGAGAGGAACAATCCATTTCTTCTGGAAGGAACTCTAAAAAGGTCAGAAGAATGTTGGAAGGGCTTCTTGGCCTTCTATTGCATTATGCAAAGACTCCCGACCCAACAATAATTACCCTAGTCCAAGAAAATCAGTTCATGAGAATCTTTCGAGAACAACTGAACAGTCGTCCACATAGCAGAGCAAAGCAGCGAGCTGTCCTTGGTCTGAAATACCTTTCTGAGTTTGCAAGGGTATCAGTAGCCACTGATCTCTTAGAACCTCAACCACCCCGTGGACTTTGTTCTCCCTTGGTGTTATTATGTGGAATGGCACCAATGGTTCCTATATTATGTCCACTACATAATGTTCCATGTGACGGAAACAGCTCTTTTTGTTTACTAAAAGGAAATGCAGTCAAGCCACTGATTGATCTTATGAATGATGAGAATGTAGACGTTCAGTTAGCTGCAGTGGAAGCACTTTCCACGATTCTTTCAGAtgttcaaaaccttaagaatgcAAAAGAAGAGCTGGAACAGCTTGGACTTTTTAGAGCTGCAATATACCTTTTCAAAGAGGTTCGACCAGGAAAACTTCAAGAAAAAGTGGCACTGATGGTAGAAAGGTTCTTTCAAGTTGAGGCCCTTGCTCAAGATTATTCAACCGATCAAGATCTTGTGATGGCATTGGTTGGAGCTATGAAGCATGGGAATGCCAACACCAAGAAGCATGCTCAGGATGCTCTGGCCAACTTGAGAGTGTTGTCTGGTGTAGGAGGCAAACCAAGTTCAAATCATGGTAAAAGAAGTAACAGATGA